The following are encoded in a window of Gossypium raimondii isolate GPD5lz chromosome 13, ASM2569854v1, whole genome shotgun sequence genomic DNA:
- the LOC105783339 gene encoding serine/threonine-protein kinase TOUSLED, whose translation MSDDMLLHFSSNSSNQSDNSLPTKMAKLEARLVGKVSSATGSQQPPQTQQLQQQQQQQPVWSSLSSASKFVSAEDLSEASSSSDSDDENGGEFLIQANTLKRQKIQGDGNLPVFEHVEAATEGTQKIVEPMESKASSEGNRRKQGRGRGHSVSSRGRGSRANDQTKQTSSSTVTPSNGQLENSFHKDSRPKEQFWTDQRTSLEEEVTSLRAKVAALEEDLRKCRQEVSDYQNLCRQLEKELKDIKDYDQQMKPKRTKMISDLLIAVSKAERQEARMKVRQDSLRLGNVGVIRAGTVISETWEDGQALKDLNAHLRQLLEAKEAVERQRKQLKKRQSDKGDASDAESSAQEEDVLIQDEIYKSRLASIKREEESLLRERDRCELDKGRLIREMKRIRDEDGSRFNNFQILNNRYALLNLLGKGGFSEVYKGYDLVEHRYVACKLHGLNAQWSEDKKQSYIRHAIREYNIHKTLVHHHIVRLWDIFEIDQNTFCTVLEYCSGKDLDAVLKATPVLPEKEARIIIVQIFQGLVYLNKRAQKIIHYDLKPGNVLFDELGVAKVTDFGLSKIVEDDVGSQGMELTSQGAGTYWYLPPECFELSRTPLISSKVDVWSAGVLLYQMLFGKRPFGHDQTQERILREDTIIKARKVEFPSRPTVSNEAKDLIRRCLTYNQAERPDVLTIAQDPYLTYSKK comes from the exons ATGTCGGATGATATGTTGTTACATTTCTCTTCTAATTCCTCAAACCAATCGGACAATTCTTTGCCTACCAAGATGGCTAAGCTTGAAGCTCGCTTAGTAGGCAAGGTTTCTTCAGCCACTGGTTCTCAGCAACCGCCGCAAACTCAACAACTACAGCAACAGCAACAGCAACAGCCGGTTTGGTCTTCTCTATCGTCGGCTTCGAAATTCGTTTCTGCTGAGGACTTGTCGGAGGCTTCTAGTTCAAGTGATTCCGATGATGAG AATGGAGGAGAGTTTTTAATACAAGCCAACACATTGAAGCGCCAGAAAATTCAAGGAGATGGTAACTTGCCAGTTTTTGAGCATGTTGAG GCGGCTACTGAAGGGACGCAAAAGATTGTGGAGCCTATGGAGTCCAAGGCAAGTTCCGAAGGAAATAGGAGAAAACAAGGCCGTGGAAGGGGTCACTCTGTTTCAAGCAGAGGCCGTGGTTCTAGAGCTAATGATCAGACAAAACAAACGTCTAGTTCGACTGTAACACCTTCAAATGGTCAACTTGAGAACTCTTTCCACAAG GATAGTAGGCCTAAAGAGCAGTTCTGGACTGATCAGCGCACTTCATTGGag GAAGAGGTAACATCTTTACGTGCAAAAGTTGCAGCCTTGGAGGAGGACCTACGGAAATGTCGTCAGGAAGTCTCTGACTATCAAAATCTTTGTCGGCAACTAGAGAAG GAATTGAAAGATATTAAAGATTATGACCAGCAAATGAAGCCAAAG AGAACAAAAATGATATCTGATCTGTTGATAGCTGTTTCAAAAGCTGAGAGACAAGAAGCTAGGATGAAAGTACGGCAGGATTCCTTGAGACTCGGAAATGTGGGAGTAATCAG AGCTGGAACAGTCATATCTGAGACTTGGGAGGATGGTCAAGCACTGAAAGATCTAAATGCTCATCTT agaCAATTGTTGGAAGCTAAGGAGGCCGTTGAACGACAGAGGAAACAATTGAAGAAGCGTCAGTCTG ACAAGGGTGATGCTAGTGATGCAGAATCTAGTGCACAAGAAGAAGATGTCCTAATCCAGGATGAGATATACAAGTCACGTCTAGCCTCTATAAAACGT GAGGAGGAAAGTCTTCTCCGTGAAAGAGATCGCTGTGAACTAGATAAGGGAAGGCTTATACGTGAAATGAAGCGCATTCGGGATGAGGATGGTTCCCGTTTTAACAATTTTCAAATACTGAATAATAGATACGCCCTTTTAAATCTTCTTGGCAAAGGAGGATTCAGTGAAGTTTATAAG GGTTATGACTTGGTAGAACATAGATACGTTGCATGTAAGCTTCATGGTCTGAATGCTCAGTGGAGTGAGGATAAGAAGCAAAGTTACATACGGCATGCAATTCGAGAGTACAACATTCACAAGACATTGGTGCACCATCACATTGTTCGGCTTTGGGACATTTTTGAGATTGACCAGAATACTTTCTGCACCGTCTTAGAGTACTGTAGCG GAAAAGACCTCGATGCTGTTTTGAAAGCAACACCAGTATTGCCTGAGAAAGAAGCTAGGATAATCATAGTTCAAATATTCCAAGGCCTTGTATACTTGAACAAAAGAGCACAGAAGATTATTCATTATGATCTGAAGCCTGGCAATGTTCTCTTTGATGAGTTAGGTGTAGCAAAAGTGACTGATTTTGGTCTTAGCAAAATAGTAGAGGATGATGTTGGATCCCAGGGTATGGAACTTACATCCCAGGGAGCTGGAACATATTG GTACTTGCCCCCGGAATGCTTTGAGCTCAGTAGAACGCCTCTTATTTCATCGAAG GTGGATGTTTGGTCAGCTGGTGTTCTACTTTACCAAATGCTTTTTGGTAAACGCCCCTTTGGGCATGACCAAACGCAAGAACGAATATTGCGTGAAGACACAATTATCAAAGCTCGTAAAGTTGAATTCCCATCAAGGCCGACGGTCTCCAATGAGGCAAAG GATTTGATACGTCGATGTCTAACATATAATCAAGCAGAAAGGCCGGATGTTTTGACGATCGCACAGGATCCGTATCTGACATACTCGAAGAAGTAA